DNA from Candidatus Acidiferrales bacterium:
TAGCTCATGGTTTCAAATTTGTCGGATGAACCAGGTATTGCCTGGATCTCCCTTCGGAGACCGCTTAGCACGGATGGAATCTGGTCCCGGCGGATCGGATTGATCACAAATTCAGAGACCATGTCGTGGACATTTAACATTTGCTGCATTGTTGCAATTGTGACGTAAACGTGCGACTGGTCGAAACCGGAATTCGAAGTCTCGTAAATACCGCTGATGCGACATCCTTCCGAACCGACATTGCCGTCCAATTGTGAAGCCATGATGACGATCTTATCGCCGATCCCGGCTTTCAGTTTTTCTGCAATTGCGGTGCTGATAATTATTTGATTGGGCTCGTTGTTCAGATACCGTCCTTTGACCATGTATTGGGAGATCGTCGTCACTTTCATTTCTTCGTTCGGGATAATCCCAACTATCGCGACTCCGGCGGAATTATATGCGCTGCAGGCGAGTCCATAAGTTCGCAGACGCTCCGAGTACTTGACCATTGTCGAGTCGTGATCGAGAATATTTCTTATGAGGCGGGGCGAGCGTATCGAATTGTCGATGCTGGGGTCGGCTTGGTAGCCTGCCTTATGAACTTGCATGTAGCCGACGTCGGCTCCGATCTGGTTCGTTAGCATCTGTTCCATGAAACCGCGGACAAAGCCGCGTGTCAGAACCAGGGCAAAGACTCCGACCATGATCGAAACGGTCAGTATCAACGATCTTCGTTTATTCCGCAAAATATTTCGCCAGGCGATCTTGCTTATCATCGGTGCGTCCCAGGACATAAGTGTTCGACCGGACCGGAAGATTTTAAGTACGAAGTTCTAAATTCAAATACACCACAAACTTCCGATTGAGATTTTGAAATCATAAATTGTCTTGTATTTAGAGTTTTGGATCGTGAATTCCACATCAAGTGTATCTTATTCCTTTGAGCGGCTCGAGTCGCAGCACTCTCCATAAAGGATAAAATGTTGAGAAGAATGAAATAATGAGAATTGTCGACGAAGCGAGAATGGAAGTTGCCGCCGATACGGTCGAGGTAATTACCGGGACATTGAAACCATATTGTTCGTAGATTTTTGCCAGATTTCCACCGACAACTATCGGGTGGACGAGAATATAGTAGCTGATTCCTATCCCGACCAAGTTGCCAGCCAGGATGCCGATTACAATCATGAAGAATATTTCGACGGCGACTGTTACTGCCAATTTCTCCTGCCGCATTCCCAGAGATAGAACGACTCCATATTCTCTGAACCTTTCAGTGACAGACATCAGAACCGCGTTCAGAATTCCGAAGCCGACTACGACGAGGAGAATGATCATGAAGACGATGTCTCCGCTGTGCTTAAATTTCATCGTCTGGTCCATTTGAGGCATGAGAATCTGCCACGGGACTGCCACGAGGCCCGAAGATTTCAAACCGGAATTGAGCTCGGCGGTAACTTCGGGCGCATCGTCCATGTTGCCGACGGAGATGGCAACTGCATTTACCCGGTAATTCATTGAAAGAAAAGGCTGCAGATCAGTTACCGTCATGAATGCACCCATTCGGTCGAACTCGTCTGATCCGGTTTTGTACGTGCCGGCAATCCGTGCAAACATATTCCCGAGAACGCCGTCAAATCCCTGGCAGAGCACCACCACAGAATCTCCTATCCTTGCCTTCAGATTTTGAAGCAGCCTGTACCCTAAAACGATTTCGGGAACTCCGTTGCCTTGATCAGCATTCGACGCGAGGAAATGTCCTTCCGATATTTTGTTTTCGAAATCGGTTATTGTCTTTTCTGAGCCGGGTGAGATTCCCATGATCATTACACCCATGGAGTGGTCCTTGTAACTCAAGAGTCCATCCGCCTGGATTCGCGCAGAACTGCCTTTGATGAGAAAGTTCCTATCTATCAGTCGTTTTAATTCCGGGGAAAATACGAAGCTCTTCTGTAAGGTGGGATTATCCACATATCCCGGCTTCTGGATTTGTATAAATCCGGTGGAGAGCCGGGCGGCTTCTCCTATCGCTTCCGAGATAGTTCCGTTGTCGACGTTCATTTTTATCATAGTGAGAGAGGCAGCAAAAGTGATTGCCGCGATGACGAGGAATGATCGCCTGCGGTTTCGCCAGAGACTTCGCCATGCAATGCTGATGAGCAACATTGTCGACTATTTCTCCAGCTCTTTTAATGAGAAGATGCCGTTGGGGATCTTCGTGTCGAAGGAGGCTTCGTCCATCTTGATTTCAGTCGAGTGGCTCTTGTCGGAGTTGTACATTGTCCAGACTGAAGGCACCGTTCGTCCTCCCATGGTTTTGAAATCGCTCATCACCATGGTTCGCATCAATTTTCCCTTTTCATCGAAATATTCTACCAGCGAAGGCAGATTGTCTTTTTTTCTTACCCAGTAGAACATTTTTCCCCATACTACGGGGGCATCTGGTTTCGGAATCAATTGCAGCTTCCAGCAATCTATATCTTCCACTTTCTCGGTCCCGTCTATTGTGATATCGTAATCTTCCGTGAGAGTCTCTCCGCGAACCATATCGTCGTAAGTGTAGTCCGAGCCGTTCCACGACTGGAGCATCATGGACGGAGGAATCCTGATTGTAGTTTCGGTTGCCCTGAGGTACATCCAGATTTCGTTCCCCAATTTGAGAGTACGGTTGTCGGCCTCGCGCGCGGGTGCGAGTATTTTCACGAGAGCCTTCGAATCGCCGATTGACCAGCTCTCCATCTTCATGGTCCTTGTGTAATCCGGAGTGGTAATCGTCATCTCCATTATGGAATGGCTTGAGGATTTACCCTTTATTGCGTCTTCGGCTTTCTGAATAATTTGTTTGGCATCTTGCGAGTACACTTTGCCCGCCATTGCGATGATTGCTAAAACGACTACCGATGAAGCGTACTTCATGTTGCAACTCCTTGACATCTTATTTATGAGTCTTGATTCCATCCATTATCAATTTGATTCCTCCGCGGACCTGTTTTTCGAAATCCATTTCTATCCCGAGTGTCCAGAAAAGTGCCGCCCCTTCGATGATTTGATATATTGTGATGGTGACTATGCTCGGATCGACGCGACGGAACTCTCGCTTGTGAATTCCGTCCTCGATTATATTCTGCAAAAGAATCACACCCGCACGGAAATCCCGCCTCATCATCTTCTTGATTTTTTGATCTCTAGATGCAATGACGAACAATTCTTGAATAACCGGTCTGAATCGTTGCATTTTCTTCATCTCTTCAATCATATACTCAATAAATCTATCCATCCGCTCTACTGCTGTACCTCGTGCCAGCAACTTCTCCATTCTGTTGATTTCCTCTGGATTAAAAAATTCCTCAATCAACTCCGATATTATTTCATCTTTGCTTTTGTAATACCAGTAGATCGCTCCTTTACTTAATCCCGATTCGCGGACTATATCGTCCATGCTCGTTTCCTTGAGGCCGGTTCGAGCGATCGCCGAGATGGCGGCCCTCACGATCTGCTCTTTTCTCTTGGCGATATTTTCTAAGCTTGCCTTTCTCGTCATATAAATAAACCGACTAGTCGGTTTATTTATAATATAAATCGGGCCACTTGATTTGTCAAGGCAAATCAGGGGGAATAATATAGACTTCGGTCAGGGAGTTGATCCTTGTGGACCCGGTTTGCTTGGTGGAATTTAAACCTGCATCTGCTATCTTTTAAAAACCGAGAATGCTGCGTTGAACAAGCTCGTCATAGTACTCGATATAGTCTTGGTCGCGATGGTTGGATATTTCACATGGTTCATGTCCACCGACTATCAAACCTTTCACGGGCGGTACCACATGCCGTTTGTGTTATGGATAATCGACACTGTCGACTTGTTCATACATGAAGGAGGACATTTCTTCTTCGGCTTCATGGGTCAAATGATTTATTTCATGGGCGGTTCTTTGATGCAGATAGTTCTTCCGTCGCTCGCGATTTATGTTTTTCTTAGGTCGAGTCTGCGTAGTCTGATCGGGACTCTCTACTGGCTCGGTCATAATTTGATAAACGTTTCCGTCTATATCGGAGACGCGCCGTACAGGAGACTTCCTCTGATTTCCGACAGCGCCATCCATGATTGGAATTGGATTTTCAACCGGGCAGGAATGATGGATTCCGCTGAGATGATTTCGAGCGTGGTTCTTGCTCTCGGTATAATTTCATGCTGCGGAGCAACAGCGACCGCAGTTTATTTTTTAGCCCATGATTTTAGAGAAGTGGTCGTTTCATCGAACGAAATCCCCGGCCGTCCTGAGTGAAAGACGGAGAGGTTCTTTATGATGTGAAACAAATGTTACACGGAATCAGTAATATTACAAACGATACATCTTATCGGCGATAGTCGATTTTTCATCCAAAGTATCTCACAACGCTGAACAAACGATAAAAAAATGCCGGAAACTATCTTAGCGACATATGGACTCAGTAAGAAATTCGGTGACCGCTGGGCCGTGAAGGATATAAACCTTGAGGTACATTCCGGGGACGTATTCGGGTTCCTCGGGCCGAACGGCGCAGGCAAGAGTACGACGATCAGGATGATCCTCACTCTCCTCTCGCCCACTGCCGGGAACGTAAAAATTTTCGGAAAGGAGGTCAAAGAAAACCGAAGGTTCGTCCTCTCCAAAGTGTGCGGCATTGTCGAGAAACCCGACTTTTATCTTTACCTTTCGGCTCACAAGAACCTCGAAGTCCTCGGCTCGCTCACGCACAGAGTAACAAGAGACGAAATCTTCAATGCGTTGGAAATAGTCGGATTGAGGACGAGAGCATTCGACAAGGTCAAGAGCTTCTCACACGGGATGAAGCAACGTCTTGGAATTGCTCAGGCTATTTTAACAAAACCCGATCTCATTATCCTGGACGAACCCACTTCCGGCCTCGATCCGCAGGGAATGAAGGAGGTACGCGAGCTTGTCATGAAGCTTTCCAGAGAGCATGGTACCACGATTTTTCTCTCATCCCATCTGCTTACCGAAGTTGAAGCAGTGGCAAACAGAATGGCAGTGCTCAATCACGGCGAACTTATAGCTCAAGGAGACGTATCCGATCTCTTGAACGGAGATTCATCCTACTATTCTCTGGAGGCGTCTCCGCAGGACAAGGCGGTCGCGCTATTGAAGAAAACTGACTGGGTCGAAATAATCTCGGTCGCAAATGGAATTGACATCCATGTGGAATCACGAAGGGCCGCTGAGCTGAATAGACTCCTTGTCATGAATGGAATTGATGTTTCATCCTTCGCGGCGAAACGGACACTCGAGGATTACTTCTTGAAAATCACGGAAGGAGCGTCGGAGGTATGAGACTATTCGCCCTTGAAGCGCAGAAAACTTTCCGGCGCTGGAGAACCTACATCGGCTTTGCTGCAGTTGCAGGTGCGGTGATTCTCCTCGAAATCATCATAAAGATGAACGAAGCCACCATGGCGAAAGGTTTTGCAGGAAATCTAAATACGGATTTTCTCGTTTCGGGAAATATTTTAAATGTATGGACCATAACCACTTTCGTGATGAATTCTTTATACATTCACGTCCCGTTCCTGATCACTCTTGTCGCAGGCGACATGGTTTCCTCTGAAGGCATGTCTGGAACCATCAGGTTTCTTCTGATCAGACCTCCTTCTCGTGCAAGAATTATTTTTTCCAAATACATCATGATGCTTTTTTACACTGCAGCCTTGATAGTTTTCCTTGCCGTGCTTTGTATCGGAATCGGGCTCGCATTTTTCGGGAGCGGAGATGTGATTCACGTTCAGCCGGGAATTCCGCACATTGTCATATTACCGGAGCATATCGCCGCCTCGAGGACTCTTCTCGCCTTCCTCGCGGCAATTCTCTCGATGTCGGTAGTCGGGTCGCTCGCGTTCTTGTTCTCGACGCTTGTCGATAATTCAATCGGCCCGATCATCGGGTCGATGGCCGTCGTGATAATTTTCTTGATCGTTGGAAATCTACCGTTCGAATCACTTGAGGCCGTTCGGCCGTATTTGTTCACAACCTATATGAATATCTGGCAGCTATTTCTTGACGATCCTATTAATTGGGGTGAGGTAGGCAAATATTCGCTTGCGCTTCTCGGGCATGACGCGTTGTTCTTTGCTGTTTCATATTTCGTATTTTTGAGAAAGGATATAAAAAGTTGATAACCTTACTGCAGATTTTGATTGTATTCGTCCTTTTGTCCCCGGCCCAGGGAAATGATAATGGCGCGAAATATCTTCAGAATGTCTCGGATAAGTTTTCGAAAATTATGGACTACACGGTCGATCTCAGGGTTCATCTGGATCTTGAAAGTGTCAAGGCTCAGGATATGATGGCAACATTATATTATAAGAGCCCGGACAAGGTGAAGCTCGATTCGAAAGGCACTTTTCTCCTGCCGAAAGAGGTAGGAGTGTTCAATCCGCGGATGTTCAGCGGCGAGAATTTTGACGTGAGCGTCGAAGAAAACCTGCAATACGATGGAAAACCTGCCGTCAAGCTCTCACTCTCGTCAAAAAAAGATTCATACAGAGATCGAAGGATAATTTTGACCGTAGATAAATCGGAATGGTTGATAAGAGAGATTTCGACTGAGCCGGCGCCCGGCAGTATAATGGACGCCAAAATTAATTATGGGACCTTCGACGGTTTCGAACTTCCGACCGAAATAGACGTGAATATCAATTTGCCTAAGGCCGATTCATCTCAAGCCAATTCGAGCCCGCGCCGCCGGTTTGGCGGAGTAAATGGGAACGTTGTGGTATACTACTCAAACTACAAGGTGAATTCGGGACTGAGCGACAGTTTATTTGAAAAAAAAGAGGAACACTGACAACCCTGACGCAAGCCGGGGAATAATTAATCCATCTATGGAGCGTTCCATGAGGCGTTCAAATTTATTCCTCTCTATCGCCATTTTCGTCACGGCGCTTCATATCAGTGCTTGTTCGGCTTCAAAGAGCGCAGCCGATGCAGTGAGATTGAAGGGGGCCCTGCAGCGTTACCAGGATCTGATTCTCCACATGGACAATGACGGAATCGCAGACCTGTTTGCCGAGCAAGGTGAGCTGGACAATCCGGGAGAGTCGCCGATTCAAGGTCGCGAGTCGATTCGAAAATTCCTGAAGTCTTTCACCGAATACAAAGTCGTTGAGGAATCTTTGGATGCCGATTCTACCGCGGTCGCGGGTGCTAGTGCTACACAAATAGTGCGCTATCATCAGAAGGTCACGGTCCCGAGCGGCAAGACGGTGGAAGTCTCGGGACGCATGAAGATCAATTGGATTGAAAAGGGCGGCAGGTGGCTCATTCTGCGCGAGGAATCCTTGCCGAAAAACTGAAAACTTGGTTATGTCGGATACTAGCTCCCGGTAACATGGAACAGATGGAGCAGGAAACACACCAGCCAAAATCTGTTTCATTCAAAAAAAATCTGTAGAACATGAGGAAAAGAAAATGCTGCAACTGCGTCCGAATTGTGAGTGCTGCGATAAAGATTTGCCGCCTGAATCTACCGAGGCGAGGATTTGTTCGTTCGAGTGCACCTTCTGCGTCAGGTGTGCCGAAACGATACTGAGCAATGTGTGTCCTAATTGCGGAGGTGAACTCGTCGTTCGACCGCGTCGTCCTGCGGATCAACTGATCATGTATCCCGCTTCTCTTGATAGAGTTTACAAACCGGGAAGCTGTATAGAGTAGTTTAATGTAAGCAGCAGAAGGTTTGCACGAGGGCAGAACCGACATGATCCATTAATCTTGATAAACTTTCCTTCCTCAAGTATATTTTGATGAAGGCGCCACGTAGAACAAGAGGAAGAGGTGTCCATAGTTTCCATGGGAGAGTCCATTGCTCAACTAGATCACGCTCGGGAGAGCGAAAGGAAAGTTTGAGATTCAATTTTCTAAAAACCGTTTGTCGGGGATTCGGTGAGTAAGACCGTTTCGATCACGCCTCTAATGTCACAATATCGAAAAGTGAAGGATCGCTATCCTGATGCGATCGTCCTTTTCAGGATGGGTGATTTTTATGAGACCTTCGAAGAGGACGCGAAGATCGCGAGTTCGGTTCTCTCGATTACTCTGACGAGACGTGCAAACGGCGCGGCAGCGGAAGTCCCGCTTGCAGGTTTTCCTCACCATGCGATAAACCAGTATCTCCCTAAACTTGTGAAAGCCGGATATCGCGTCGCGGTCTGTGAGCAGCTCGAGGATCCGAAACTCGCCAAAGGAATTGTCAAGCGCGACATAGTTGATGTGGTCACGCCTGGTGTAAATTTTTCTGCCGAGTCGTCAAAAGTGAATAACTATTTTGCAGCTGTGGTCTCAGATGAACGGGAGTTCGGGATGGCTTTCTGTGACGCGACAACGGGAGAGTTTAACTTCGCGCAAGCCGGTCTCGATGAATTGGAGACATATCTCGCGAGAGTGGAGCCGCTCGAAATCGTTTTGCCGCGCAATACTTCGGAGAAGATCGAGCCGACAATCAACGCCACTTTAAAGAAATCGATCGTGACCCGCCGGGACGATTATATTTTTAATTTCGATTATACCTATGATAAACTGGTACACCACTTTAATGTTCAGAATCTGAAGGGGTTTGGAGCAGAATCAAAAATCCTCGCGATCCAGGCTGCGGGGGCTGCCCTCGATTACCTGGCGGAGACTCAAAACGGCAATCTTGCCCACATTGTGGGGATGTCTGAATTCAGCCTTTCCGGTTTTCTGGAAATCAATAGGACAAGCCGCAAGCATCTCGAAATTGTTGACGGCGCCTCCGACGAGAATAGAACGCTTCTTTCCGTACTGGATTCTACGCAAACGCCTATGGGCGCGAGGCTCCTCAGAAGAATTTTGCTCCAGCCCCTGAAAGACATCGAGCAAATTGATTCGCGGCTTGATGCGGTCGAAGAGTTGATCAAAGAAACGGAGACCCGCGGCGAGTTGGTCAAATCTTTGTCGGGCTTTGGAGATCTCGAGAGATTAGTGGCGAGGATTTCGACTAAACGGGCCTCCCCTCGCGAACTTGGCGCACTGCGCACCATGTTGAAGAGACTTCCGGAAATAAAGTCGATGATCCATGACCTGGCCCGCGATCTAAATCGTGGACTCTGGCATGAGATGGAGGATGGGATCGATCTCGAAGCATCATTGTTAAAACGGCTCGACGATTCGCTTGCGGATGATCTTCCGGCCCAAGTCGTCGACGGCGGCGTAATCAAAAAGGGTTTCAACACAGAGCTGGATGAGCTTCGAGGCCTTGCTTTTAATGCTAAGGATTGGATCGCACGTATGCAATCAACGGAAAGACAGCGAACCGGCATCCAGTCTCTGAAAGTAGATTATAACTCCGTATTCGGATATTATATTGAGATTACAAGATCAAATCTCTCGCGAGTCCCTCCTGATTATATTCGCAAGCAAACGCTTGTAAATGCGGAGCGATTTATTACGCAGGAGCTAAAAGAGTATGAAGAAAAAGTTCTTCATGCCGAGGAAAAAATCCAAAAGCTGGAGGCGCAGCTATTCGAGGAGTTGAGAAGCGAGGTCGCTTTGCAGTCGCCGTCGCTTCTGGCAACATCGAGGGTTCTCGCTCTCGCTGACGCTCTAATTTCATTTGCGAATGCAGCGGTTGCAAATAGCTACGTGCGTCCCGTAATTGATGAGTCGTTCGATATCGAGATCGAAGCCGGAAGACACCCGGTGGTGGAAAAAGTCTTGCCGAGCAGTGAAAGTTTCGTCCCGAACGACCTGCGTTTGACTGAAGGAAAGGAGCAGATCGCGCTCATTACGGGACCGAACATGGCGGGGAAATCTGTCTTCGTCAGACAAGTTGCCCTCATAGTCTTGATGGCACAGGCCGGTTCTTTCGTACCTGCAAAACGTACACGGATCGGAATTGTGGACAAAATTTTTACCCGCGTCGGCGCCTCGGATAACATCAGCGCAGGCGAGAGTACTTTCATGATCGAGATGCAGGAGGCGGCGAATATTCTGAATAATGCAACTCCGAGAAGTTTAATCCTCCTGGACGAAATCGGGAGAGGGACAAGCACCTTCGATGGCGTCTCGATAGCATGGTCAATCGTCGAATACCTACATCAGAACCCCGCGCGGAATGCCCGAACTCTGTTCGCCACACATTATCACGAGCTCAACGAGCTCTCCGATCTTTATCCGCGTGTAAAAAATTTCAAGGCGGACGTGCGTGAATACGGCGGTAAAGTAATCTTTCTCCACAGAGTCGTTGAAGGAAGCGCAGATCACAGTTACGGAATTCATGTCGCTGAGATGGCGGGCCTACCGAGGAGCGTGACATCGCGCGCAAAAGAAATCTTGACAAACTTAGAATCGTTCGAGCTTTCTGCGACGGAGACTGCTTCAGGGTCTCAATCCAAGTTGGACTCGCTTCGCACTCAGAAGATGCCGAGACCGCACAGGGTTATATCGAAAAACAAGGAAGGCGATTTGCAGATCGATATGTTCCAGCTCGGCGATGAGGAACTTCGTGATAAGATAAAGAGCGTTGACGTGAACAACCTCACTCCGGTTGAAGCTCTCAACAAAATTGCCGAAATTAAGAAAATAATTGAAAGGGAAAAGTAAATGCAGGAAACGGGTCGTGTGGTGTCGGTCCGCGGTTCAACCATAGTCGGCGAAACGGCGGCGGCCGAAAACTTCAGTGTAGGAGCGTATATTTCAATTGCAGTACATGATACAAAGATACTTGGCGTAGTCACCTCTGTCGAGCTGGCGCCCAATGCAGTGGTCAGGTTCGTCGCCAACCTCTTCGGGAAATCGGTCGCCGGAAAATTCGAGAGAGGAACAGAAGACCTCCCATGGCCTGGCTCGATAATCGAGATACCGTCGGAGTCCGAGCTTGATATCATCTTCAATACTTACCGAAAGCATGATTTTGCTCTCGGAGAAATTTCTCTTCTTAGCGGCAAGAAAAACTATATTGACCCCGACAAGTTTTTCAGCAGGCACATTGCGATCGTCGGCGCGACGGGATCGGGAAAATCCTGCACGGTCGCTTCCATACTTCAAAAAGTTGCCAAACTTCCCGGGGCGAGAATAATCATGATCGACCTTCACGACGAATACGGCGAAGCGTTCGGCGACCTCGCCGAGCGCGTCAACATCGGTGAATTCGAATTGCCGTATTGGGGGATGAACTTTGAAGAGCTGGTAGAAACTTTTGTCGACCCCGACGATCCTTTCGCGCGAACTGAAACTGTGGCAATGTCTGAAATCGTATTGAGCAGCAAAAGGCTGAAAAATCTCGCTTATAAAGATTCTCTCTCCGTCGATTCCCCCGTCTATTTCGATCTCTCCGACATAAAGGTAAGAATGCAGGCGCTCGATACAGAACGGCTCCCGAACGGAAAGGAAGGCCCGTTCTTCGGCAATTTCACTCGATTCGTCTTTAAATTTGATACCAAGTTTAATGACAAACGGTACGAATTTCTCTTCAAGCCGAAACGTTTCAAAACCACCGAAACTTTTTCTCAATTTTTGGATTCATTGTTCGGATTGAAATCCGGGAAATCTGTCGTGGTCCTCAACCTGAGCAACGTGCCGCAGGAAGTGACGAACGCCCTGGTCTCACTCCTCTCCCGATTGGTTTTTGACTTCAACATGTGGAATCCTGTCCGGGCAAATCTTCCGATACTTCTCGTCCTCGAAGAGGCACATAATTATCTAAACCCGCGCGGTCAATCGCAGACGGCCCGTCGAACGATCGAGCGAGTCGTCAAAGAAGGGAGAAAGTACGGGGTGAGCTGCATGGTGGTGAGCCAGCGTCCAACCGATGTAGCGGAATCCATTCTTTCGCAATGCAGCAA
Protein-coding regions in this window:
- a CDS encoding ABC transporter permease → MISKIAWRNILRNKRRSLILTVSIMVGVFALVLTRGFVRGFMEQMLTNQIGADVGYMQVHKAGYQADPSIDNSIRSPRLIRNILDHDSTMVKYSERLRTYGLACSAYNSAGVAIVGIIPNEEMKVTTISQYMVKGRYLNNEPNQIIISTAIAEKLKAGIGDKIVIMASQLDGNVGSEGCRISGIYETSNSGFDQSHVYVTIATMQQMLNVHDMVSEFVINPIRRDQIPSVLSGLRREIQAIPGSSDKFETMSYEEMLPLFVMQLGFYDQIFYIIYGIIAVALIFGIIDVMLMAVLERTHEFGVAMAVGMSNRKIFRMILVEAFFLGIAGTIVGLAIAYFICIDLSRNGWDLSIFAESLRSWGSGSKIFPALETSDFIKAVVIIPLVTVIGAVYPAVKAIRLHPVEAIRSI
- a CDS encoding FtsX-like permease family protein, whose protein sequence is MLLISIAWRSLWRNRRRSFLVIAAITFAASLTMIKMNVDNGTISEAIGEAARLSTGFIQIQKPGYVDNPTLQKSFVFSPELKRLIDRNFLIKGSSARIQADGLLSYKDHSMGVMIMGISPGSEKTITDFENKISEGHFLASNADQGNGVPEIVLGYRLLQNLKARIGDSVVVLCQGFDGVLGNMFARIAGTYKTGSDEFDRMGAFMTVTDLQPFLSMNYRVNAVAISVGNMDDAPEVTAELNSGLKSSGLVAVPWQILMPQMDQTMKFKHSGDIVFMIILLVVVGFGILNAVLMSVTERFREYGVVLSLGMRQEKLAVTVAVEIFFMIVIGILAGNLVGIGISYYILVHPIVVGGNLAKIYEQYGFNVPVITSTVSAATSILASSTILIISFFSTFYPLWRVLRLEPLKGIRYT
- a CDS encoding outer membrane lipoprotein-sorting protein; translated protein: MKYASSVVVLAIIAMAGKVYSQDAKQIIQKAEDAIKGKSSSHSIMEMTITTPDYTRTMKMESWSIGDSKALVKILAPAREADNRTLKLGNEIWMYLRATETTIRIPPSMMLQSWNGSDYTYDDMVRGETLTEDYDITIDGTEKVEDIDCWKLQLIPKPDAPVVWGKMFYWVRKKDNLPSLVEYFDEKGKLMRTMVMSDFKTMGGRTVPSVWTMYNSDKSHSTEIKMDEASFDTKIPNGIFSLKELEK
- a CDS encoding TetR/AcrR family transcriptional regulator, encoding MTRKASLENIAKRKEQIVRAAISAIARTGLKETSMDDIVRESGLSKGAIYWYYKSKDEIISELIEEFFNPEEINRMEKLLARGTAVERMDRFIEYMIEEMKKMQRFRPVIQELFVIASRDQKIKKMMRRDFRAGVILLQNIIEDGIHKREFRRVDPSIVTITIYQIIEGAALFWTLGIEMDFEKQVRGGIKLIMDGIKTHK
- a CDS encoding ABC transporter ATP-binding protein; this translates as MPETILATYGLSKKFGDRWAVKDINLEVHSGDVFGFLGPNGAGKSTTIRMILTLLSPTAGNVKIFGKEVKENRRFVLSKVCGIVEKPDFYLYLSAHKNLEVLGSLTHRVTRDEIFNALEIVGLRTRAFDKVKSFSHGMKQRLGIAQAILTKPDLIILDEPTSGLDPQGMKEVRELVMKLSREHGTTIFLSSHLLTEVEAVANRMAVLNHGELIAQGDVSDLLNGDSSYYSLEASPQDKAVALLKKTDWVEIISVANGIDIHVESRRAAELNRLLVMNGIDVSSFAAKRTLEDYFLKITEGASEV
- a CDS encoding ABC transporter permease subunit, giving the protein MRLFALEAQKTFRRWRTYIGFAAVAGAVILLEIIIKMNEATMAKGFAGNLNTDFLVSGNILNVWTITTFVMNSLYIHVPFLITLVAGDMVSSEGMSGTIRFLLIRPPSRARIIFSKYIMMLFYTAALIVFLAVLCIGIGLAFFGSGDVIHVQPGIPHIVILPEHIAASRTLLAFLAAILSMSVVGSLAFLFSTLVDNSIGPIIGSMAVVIIFLIVGNLPFESLEAVRPYLFTTYMNIWQLFLDDPINWGEVGKYSLALLGHDALFFAVSYFVFLRKDIKS
- a CDS encoding nuclear transport factor 2 family protein; protein product: MRRSNLFLSIAIFVTALHISACSASKSAADAVRLKGALQRYQDLILHMDNDGIADLFAEQGELDNPGESPIQGRESIRKFLKSFTEYKVVEESLDADSTAVAGASATQIVRYHQKVTVPSGKTVEVSGRMKINWIEKGGRWLILREESLPKN
- a CDS encoding DUF1272 domain-containing protein, whose translation is MLQLRPNCECCDKDLPPESTEARICSFECTFCVRCAETILSNVCPNCGGELVVRPRRPADQLIMYPASLDRVYKPGSCIE
- the mutS gene encoding DNA mismatch repair protein MutS, with product MSKTVSITPLMSQYRKVKDRYPDAIVLFRMGDFYETFEEDAKIASSVLSITLTRRANGAAAEVPLAGFPHHAINQYLPKLVKAGYRVAVCEQLEDPKLAKGIVKRDIVDVVTPGVNFSAESSKVNNYFAAVVSDEREFGMAFCDATTGEFNFAQAGLDELETYLARVEPLEIVLPRNTSEKIEPTINATLKKSIVTRRDDYIFNFDYTYDKLVHHFNVQNLKGFGAESKILAIQAAGAALDYLAETQNGNLAHIVGMSEFSLSGFLEINRTSRKHLEIVDGASDENRTLLSVLDSTQTPMGARLLRRILLQPLKDIEQIDSRLDAVEELIKETETRGELVKSLSGFGDLERLVARISTKRASPRELGALRTMLKRLPEIKSMIHDLARDLNRGLWHEMEDGIDLEASLLKRLDDSLADDLPAQVVDGGVIKKGFNTELDELRGLAFNAKDWIARMQSTERQRTGIQSLKVDYNSVFGYYIEITRSNLSRVPPDYIRKQTLVNAERFITQELKEYEEKVLHAEEKIQKLEAQLFEELRSEVALQSPSLLATSRVLALADALISFANAAVANSYVRPVIDESFDIEIEAGRHPVVEKVLPSSESFVPNDLRLTEGKEQIALITGPNMAGKSVFVRQVALIVLMAQAGSFVPAKRTRIGIVDKIFTRVGASDNISAGESTFMIEMQEAANILNNATPRSLILLDEIGRGTSTFDGVSIAWSIVEYLHQNPARNARTLFATHYHELNELSDLYPRVKNFKADVREYGGKVIFLHRVVEGSADHSYGIHVAEMAGLPRSVTSRAKEILTNLESFELSATETASGSQSKLDSLRTQKMPRPHRVISKNKEGDLQIDMFQLGDEELRDKIKSVDVNNLTPVEALNKIAEIKKIIEREK
- a CDS encoding helicase HerA-like domain-containing protein, with amino-acid sequence MQETGRVVSVRGSTIVGETAAAENFSVGAYISIAVHDTKILGVVTSVELAPNAVVRFVANLFGKSVAGKFERGTEDLPWPGSIIEIPSESELDIIFNTYRKHDFALGEISLLSGKKNYIDPDKFFSRHIAIVGATGSGKSCTVASILQKVAKLPGARIIMIDLHDEYGEAFGDLAERVNIGEFELPYWGMNFEELVETFVDPDDPFARTETVAMSEIVLSSKRLKNLAYKDSLSVDSPVYFDLSDIKVRMQALDTERLPNGKEGPFFGNFTRFVFKFDTKFNDKRYEFLFKPKRFKTTETFSQFLDSLFGLKSGKSVVVLNLSNVPQEVTNALVSLLSRLVFDFNMWNPVRANLPILLVLEEAHNYLNPRGQSQTARRTIERVVKEGRKYGVSCMVVSQRPTDVAESILSQCSNFVTLRLSNPDDQAFIRKLIPESMGDLLDIVPVLRQGEGLLLGDACIIPLRTKIDAPDPFPRSRDVEFYTKWSILPPAVDVAGVVERWRRVNY